One region of Syntrophobacter fumaroxidans MPOB genomic DNA includes:
- a CDS encoding LutC/YkgG family protein, whose amino-acid sequence MDRGELIAKLKERAAAVQSVALEIGSFDAAMRYAVDLTARQGGRSIAAPGLPDDRLSDLATLCAGRDIELLTGGLRQRLSGLHTGLTEADWGIAETATLVLDSSAEDIRIATMLVETHVAILPASRLRATAFDLEPELGRMLRGRPSYLAFISGASRTADIERVLTVGVHGPQELHILILEDNGS is encoded by the coding sequence ATGGACAGAGGGGAACTGATCGCAAAGCTGAAGGAAAGGGCCGCGGCCGTCCAGTCGGTTGCACTGGAGATCGGGTCGTTCGATGCCGCGATGCGGTATGCCGTCGATCTCACCGCAAGGCAGGGCGGAAGGAGCATCGCCGCGCCGGGGCTGCCCGACGACCGGTTGTCGGACCTGGCGACGCTGTGCGCCGGGAGGGACATCGAACTGCTGACCGGCGGCCTGCGACAGCGTCTGAGCGGCCTTCACACCGGGCTGACCGAAGCGGACTGGGGTATCGCCGAAACGGCGACCCTGGTGCTCGATTCGTCCGCCGAGGACATCCGCATCGCCACCATGCTGGTCGAAACGCATGTGGCGATCCTGCCCGCGTCCAGGCTCCGCGCCACGGCTTTCGACCTCGAACCGGAGCTCGGCCGCATGCTGCGGGGCCGCCCTTCCTACCTTGCCTTTATCAGCGGGGCGAGCCGCACCGCGGATATCGAGAGGGTCCTCACCGTTGGGGTCCACGGTCCCCAAGAGCTGCATATCCTTATCCTGGAGGACAACGGTTCATGA
- a CDS encoding FAD-binding oxidoreductase: MIGRALIAEFEKLLGRDNVFADEADRHTYSYDAAVLDPVLPALVVRPTSSEGLGRSVRLCGENALPVTVRGAGTNLSGGTIPARGGVVIVTNGLNRILEINEADLYAVVEPGVVTARFAAAVESRGLFYPPDPGSQAVSTLGGNVAENAGGLRGLKYGVTGDYVLGLSFFDANGEIVKTGARTVKCVAGYNLAGLMVGSEGTLGVFDRIILKLIPIPAARKAMLAVFDDIAKACEAVSGIIADKIVPATLELMDNFTIRAVEDYGHAGLPVDAAALLLIEVDGHAAQVEEDASRVEAVCRGRGAMSLRVARTAAERDKVWEARRAALSALAKLKPTVVLEDATVPRSKIPAMMNSLEAIASRYRLTIGTFGHAGDGNLHPTILTDRRDRAEWSRVEAAIDAIFDEALKLGGTLSGEHGIGLAKSRFLEKETSRATILYSRRIKTALDPKNILNPGKIIGE; encoded by the coding sequence ATGATAGGCCGTGCCTTGATCGCCGAATTCGAAAAGCTGTTGGGCAGGGACAATGTATTCGCCGACGAAGCGGACCGGCATACCTATTCCTACGATGCCGCCGTCCTCGACCCGGTCCTTCCCGCCCTGGTGGTGAGACCGACCTCCAGCGAGGGCCTCGGGCGCTCGGTGCGCCTTTGCGGCGAAAACGCTCTGCCTGTCACCGTGCGGGGCGCCGGCACCAACCTGAGCGGCGGGACGATCCCGGCCCGCGGCGGGGTCGTGATCGTGACCAACGGTCTGAACCGGATCCTCGAAATCAATGAAGCCGATCTTTACGCCGTGGTCGAGCCCGGCGTGGTTACGGCCAGGTTCGCTGCGGCGGTGGAATCCCGGGGGCTGTTCTACCCGCCCGACCCCGGCAGCCAGGCGGTATCGACCCTGGGCGGGAACGTCGCGGAGAACGCGGGTGGATTGAGGGGGCTGAAATACGGGGTGACCGGCGATTACGTGCTGGGGCTCAGCTTTTTTGACGCCAACGGTGAAATCGTGAAGACCGGGGCGCGCACGGTCAAGTGCGTCGCCGGCTACAACCTGGCCGGGCTCATGGTGGGGTCCGAGGGGACGCTGGGAGTGTTCGACCGTATCATTTTGAAACTCATACCGATCCCTGCGGCCCGGAAGGCCATGCTGGCCGTTTTCGACGATATCGCCAAGGCCTGCGAGGCCGTGTCCGGCATTATCGCCGACAAGATCGTCCCCGCCACCCTCGAGCTCATGGACAACTTCACCATCCGCGCGGTGGAGGACTACGGTCATGCGGGACTTCCCGTGGACGCCGCGGCTCTGCTGTTGATCGAAGTGGACGGGCACGCGGCCCAGGTGGAAGAGGACGCCTCCAGGGTTGAAGCCGTCTGCCGCGGCCGGGGGGCCATGTCCTTGCGTGTTGCCCGCACCGCCGCCGAACGGGACAAGGTCTGGGAGGCGCGCCGCGCCGCCCTCTCGGCCCTGGCCAAGCTGAAGCCGACCGTGGTCCTGGAGGACGCCACGGTGCCGCGCAGCAAGATCCCGGCAATGATGAACAGCCTGGAGGCCATCGCCTCGCGCTACCGCTTGACCATCGGGACGTTCGGCCACGCGGGCGACGGCAACCTGCACCCGACCATCCTCACCGACCGCCGCGACCGGGCGGAATGGAGTCGCGTGGAAGCCGCCATCGACGCGATCTTCGATGAGGCTCTCAAGCTCGGCGGGACGCTCTCGGGCGAACACGGCATCGGCCTCGCCAAGTCCCGCTTCCTGGAAAAGGAGACCAGCCGGGCGACCATCCTGTATTCGCGCCGCATCAAGACAGCACTGGATCCGAAAAACATTCTGAATCCCGGCAAGATCATTGGAGAATGA